The Natronoarchaeum philippinense genome has a window encoding:
- a CDS encoding sugar phosphate isomerase/epimerase family protein, with protein MVRSAIIMGNSPESPIRDYVGRIDDGTYDGVEAGTALATDETFQSVLADSDLEVTSIMTGLGAVQDPEEELLPACEAAGVDRVVLGWLPDEYFESAETTVETAEMLSDCVGALDEHGITLCYHNHDHEFVEFDGRTAFDIFAEHLDDRIQFEVDVAWVGVGGVSPVEFIETYGDRIPLIHLKDMDFESEEFAQLGDADLDLDGVIDAADEQGVEWLIYEDEGDRDYPDKIAHGSATLGEYPVLNGGDAA; from the coding sequence ATGGTTCGCTCTGCCATAATCATGGGTAACAGTCCCGAAAGCCCGATCCGGGACTACGTTGGACGTATCGACGACGGCACGTACGACGGCGTCGAAGCCGGCACCGCGCTGGCGACCGACGAGACGTTTCAGTCAGTGCTGGCCGACAGCGACCTCGAGGTCACGAGCATCATGACCGGTCTCGGCGCCGTGCAGGATCCCGAGGAGGAACTACTGCCCGCCTGCGAGGCCGCCGGTGTCGACCGCGTCGTCCTCGGCTGGCTCCCCGACGAGTATTTCGAGTCGGCAGAAACGACCGTCGAGACCGCCGAAATGCTCTCTGACTGTGTCGGCGCGCTCGACGAGCACGGTATCACGCTGTGTTATCACAACCACGATCACGAGTTCGTCGAGTTCGACGGCCGGACGGCCTTCGACATCTTTGCGGAGCATCTCGACGACCGTATTCAGTTCGAGGTCGACGTGGCGTGGGTCGGCGTCGGTGGCGTCTCGCCCGTCGAGTTCATCGAGACGTACGGCGATCGCATCCCGCTGATCCATCTCAAGGACATGGACTTCGAGAGTGAGGAGTTCGCGCAGCTGGGCGACGCCGACCTCGATCTCGACGGCGTGATCGACGCCGCCGACGAACAGGGCGTCGAGTGGCTGATCTACGAGGACGAGGGCGACCGCGACTACCCCGACAAGATCGCACACGGCTCGGCGACGCTCGGCGAGTACCCGGTCCTGAACGGCGGTGATGCGGCGTGA
- a CDS encoding Gfo/Idh/MocA family protein, translated as MLGYTFMGTAHSNALDRLPMFFPELPETERYVLVGRREEPLAEAADRFDFETTTTDWEDAVDDVDVFCNLGPNYMHVEPSIAALENGVHVLSEKPLAASVEGAERMAEAARQSDAVAATGFNYRFVPAIQYAKDLIDAGELGDIRHFTGRYMQGHLARNPDAGWSWRVSKEKAGAGALGDIGSHTIDLARFLVGDFERVSGNCRTFVEERPVPWKDDEMREIEVDDAYSAQVDFENGAMGVLEATRAAFGERNNNYVEIHGTKGSLKFELERLNEIKVSLEDDRGYRRVLMNEHDDPYGDRWWPPGHNIGWEHTFVHEYASFLSAIEEGGEHRPDFEDGLAVQRVIDAIQRSDEDDGRRIEL; from the coding sequence ATGCTGGGGTACACGTTCATGGGCACCGCACACAGCAACGCGCTCGATCGGCTGCCGATGTTCTTCCCCGAACTTCCCGAGACCGAGCGCTACGTGCTGGTCGGCCGCCGGGAGGAACCGCTCGCAGAGGCCGCAGATCGCTTCGATTTCGAGACGACGACGACCGACTGGGAGGACGCCGTCGACGATGTCGACGTGTTCTGCAACCTCGGTCCGAACTACATGCACGTCGAGCCCTCGATTGCCGCCCTCGAAAACGGCGTCCACGTGCTCTCGGAGAAGCCGCTGGCGGCGTCGGTCGAGGGCGCTGAACGGATGGCCGAGGCCGCCCGCCAGAGCGACGCCGTCGCGGCGACAGGTTTCAACTATCGGTTCGTCCCGGCGATCCAGTACGCCAAGGATCTGATCGACGCCGGCGAACTCGGCGACATCCGACACTTCACCGGCCGATACATGCAGGGCCATCTGGCGCGGAATCCCGACGCCGGCTGGTCGTGGCGAGTCTCCAAGGAGAAAGCCGGCGCGGGCGCGCTCGGCGACATCGGCTCGCACACGATCGACCTCGCGCGCTTTCTCGTCGGCGACTTCGAGCGCGTCAGCGGTAACTGCCGAACGTTCGTCGAGGAGCGTCCGGTGCCGTGGAAGGACGACGAGATGCGAGAGATCGAGGTCGACGACGCCTACTCCGCGCAGGTCGACTTCGAAAACGGCGCGATGGGCGTGCTCGAAGCCACGCGCGCGGCCTTCGGCGAGCGCAACAACAACTACGTCGAGATCCACGGGACGAAGGGGTCGCTGAAGTTCGAGCTCGAACGCCTCAACGAGATCAAGGTCTCGCTCGAAGACGACCGCGGCTACCGTCGCGTGCTGATGAACGAGCACGACGATCCCTACGGCGACCGGTGGTGGCCCCCCGGCCACAACATCGGCTGGGAGCACACGTTCGTCCACGAGTACGCCTCCTTCCTCTCGGCGATCGAGGAGGGTGGCGAGCACCGCCCCGACTTCGAGGACGGCCTCGCGGTCCAGCGCGTCATCGACGCCATTCAGCGAAGTGACGAGGACGACGGCCGGCGAATCGAGCTGTAA
- a CDS encoding ThuA domain-containing protein: MATTVTVWNEYVHEREHEAVADLYPDGIHGAIADALGDAGFETQTATLDDEEHGLTEEVLDETDVLTWWGHAAHDEVEEHVAERVKQHVLDGMGLLVLHSAHLSKPFRKLMGTSCGLKWREAAETERLWVTNPAHPIADGIDDYFEVPEAEMYGEHFDVPEPDSLVFTSWFEGGEVFRSGCCYHRGQGRVFYFRPGHETYPVYHQEEVQHVLANACEWATQEDGSGVVRGNHDPIEDLDTSDDRTVH, encoded by the coding sequence ATGGCGACGACAGTTACGGTCTGGAACGAGTACGTACACGAGCGAGAGCACGAGGCAGTCGCGGACCTGTATCCGGACGGAATCCACGGCGCGATCGCGGACGCGCTCGGCGATGCCGGCTTCGAGACGCAAACGGCGACGCTCGACGACGAGGAGCACGGACTGACCGAGGAGGTTCTCGACGAGACGGACGTGTTGACGTGGTGGGGCCACGCCGCCCACGACGAGGTCGAAGAGCACGTCGCCGAGCGCGTCAAACAGCACGTGCTCGACGGGATGGGACTGCTGGTGCTTCACTCGGCGCACCTCTCGAAGCCGTTCCGGAAGCTCATGGGAACCAGTTGCGGGCTCAAGTGGCGCGAAGCCGCCGAGACCGAGCGCCTGTGGGTGACGAACCCCGCCCATCCCATCGCCGACGGGATCGACGACTACTTCGAGGTGCCCGAAGCCGAGATGTACGGCGAGCACTTCGACGTGCCAGAACCCGACTCGCTCGTGTTCACGTCGTGGTTCGAGGGCGGCGAGGTGTTCCGGTCGGGCTGTTGTTACCACCGCGGACAGGGGCGCGTGTTTTACTTCCGGCCGGGCCACGAGACGTATCCGGTGTACCATCAAGAGGAAGTACAACACGTGCTGGCCAACGCCTGCGAATGGGCCACACAGGAGGATGGGTCTGGCGTCGTACGCGGGAACCACGACCCGATCGAGGACCTCGACACGTCCGACGATCGAACGGTGCACTGA
- a CDS encoding ThuA domain-containing protein, whose translation MANDLSVLIIGGNRFPFHRFDRVGPQLADALNEHGIETTLTTDRDELSALNEYDVVLDYMTDSTLEEKQLDGLLTFVETGGGYVGLHCAADLSSTASDDPDELIDAREEPVPELRELLGGYFHTHPAQTTFDVRVTDSHHPVTAGMEDVTVWDEPYDVSVDSDDVRVLARMDHPDLGDTPVVWVRKHGDGRVCYCSLGHTDAALSDGGVQQLLRRGVGWAGGAD comes from the coding sequence ATGGCAAACGACCTGTCAGTGCTGATTATCGGCGGCAATCGCTTTCCGTTCCATCGCTTCGATCGCGTCGGACCGCAGCTCGCGGACGCTCTGAACGAGCACGGCATCGAGACGACGCTGACGACCGATCGAGACGAACTGTCGGCGCTCAACGAGTACGACGTGGTGCTCGACTACATGACAGACAGCACGCTCGAGGAAAAACAGCTCGACGGACTGCTCACGTTCGTCGAGACCGGCGGCGGCTACGTCGGCCTGCACTGCGCGGCGGACCTGTCCTCGACGGCGTCGGACGACCCCGACGAGCTGATCGACGCCCGCGAGGAGCCGGTGCCCGAGCTTCGGGAACTGCTCGGCGGGTATTTCCACACGCATCCGGCCCAGACGACGTTCGACGTGCGCGTGACCGACAGCCACCATCCGGTCACGGCGGGGATGGAGGACGTGACCGTCTGGGACGAACCCTACGACGTGAGCGTCGACAGCGATGACGTTCGCGTGCTCGCGCGAATGGACCACCCCGATCTGGGCGATACGCCGGTCGTGTGGGTCCGCAAGCACGGCGACGGCCGCGTCTGTTACTGCTCGCTGGGCCACACCGACGCCGCGCTGTCGGACGGCGGCGTCCAGCAGTTGCTCCGGCGGGGCGTCGGCTGGGCGGGCGGGGCAGACTGA
- a CDS encoding sulfatase → MRILYIDIDSLRPDHLGCYGYHRNTSPNIDRIADGARRFTNYYASDAPCLPSRTALFTGRLGVHTGVVNHGGAAADIRSPGSEREDGNRGEYQSWMTALRQAGHHIALVSPFPQRHAAWHVLDGFDEWHDTGGNGTERAEVVYPYAEEWLEDNADDEDWYLHVNFWDPHTDYDTPEEFGNPFEDEPAPAWPDEETIQEQRESYGPHSAQDLHHDYMTGGEIPELPRTPDEITSREDYKQWIDGYDVGIRYMDEYIGKLLDLLESKGVRDETLIIVSADHGENQGELNVYGDHQLADDKTCRVPLIVDGPGVEPGVDDGLYYNVDLAPTITELVGGDVPTGWDGRSFADSLTEGADDAGREFLVLSQGTWTCQRAVRWDDWLLIQTYHDGWREIDPLLLVDLDADPHETTNLADEHPEVVERGLSLLQRWHSDRMLENATGDAGGLPESREGLVDPLLQVVNEGLPYYQRGFREDYAERLRETGREAHAKSVEQADGVQYHTDDLQPPVR, encoded by the coding sequence ATGCGGATCCTGTACATAGACATCGACTCGCTTCGTCCCGACCACCTCGGCTGTTACGGCTACCACCGCAACACGTCGCCCAACATCGACCGCATCGCCGACGGTGCCCGTCGATTCACCAACTACTACGCCTCCGACGCGCCGTGTCTGCCCTCCCGGACGGCGCTGTTTACCGGACGCCTCGGCGTCCACACGGGCGTCGTAAACCACGGCGGCGCCGCCGCCGACATCCGCTCGCCGGGCAGCGAGCGCGAGGACGGTAACCGGGGAGAGTACCAGAGTTGGATGACCGCGTTGCGACAGGCGGGGCATCACATCGCGCTCGTGAGCCCGTTCCCGCAGCGCCACGCCGCGTGGCACGTGCTGGATGGCTTCGACGAGTGGCACGACACCGGCGGGAACGGGACAGAGCGTGCGGAGGTCGTCTACCCCTACGCCGAGGAGTGGCTGGAGGACAACGCTGACGACGAGGACTGGTATCTCCACGTCAACTTCTGGGACCCCCACACCGACTACGACACGCCCGAGGAGTTCGGGAACCCCTTCGAGGACGAACCCGCACCGGCGTGGCCCGACGAGGAGACGATTCAGGAACAGCGAGAGAGCTACGGTCCCCACAGCGCGCAGGACCTGCACCACGACTACATGACCGGCGGGGAGATTCCCGAACTCCCGCGGACGCCCGACGAGATCACATCCCGCGAGGACTACAAGCAGTGGATCGACGGCTACGACGTTGGCATCCGCTACATGGACGAGTATATCGGCAAGCTACTCGATCTATTGGAGTCGAAAGGCGTCCGCGACGAGACGCTCATTATCGTGAGCGCGGACCACGGCGAGAATCAGGGCGAACTCAACGTCTACGGCGATCACCAGCTCGCAGACGACAAGACGTGTCGGGTCCCCCTGATCGTCGACGGCCCCGGCGTCGAGCCCGGCGTCGACGACGGGCTGTACTACAACGTCGATCTGGCACCGACGATCACCGAGTTGGTCGGCGGCGACGTTCCGACGGGCTGGGACGGGCGCTCGTTCGCCGACTCGCTCACCGAGGGTGCGGACGACGCCGGCCGCGAGTTCCTCGTGCTGAGTCAGGGAACGTGGACCTGCCAGCGCGCGGTCCGGTGGGACGACTGGCTGCTCATCCAGACGTACCACGACGGCTGGCGGGAGATCGACCCGCTGTTGCTCGTCGATCTCGACGCCGACCCCCACGAGACGACGAATCTCGCCGACGAGCATCCGGAGGTCGTCGAACGAGGCCTCTCCTTGCTCCAGCGGTGGCATAGCGACCGGATGCTCGAAAATGCGACCGGGGACGCGGGCGGCCTCCCCGAATCGCGGGAGGGACTCGTCGATCCCCTGCTGCAGGTCGTCAACGAGGGGCTGCCGTACTACCAGCGCGGGTTCCGGGAGGACTACGCCGAGCGCCTGCGCGAGACCGGCCGCGAAGCCCACGCGAAATCGGTCGAGCAGGCAGACGGCGTGCAGTACCACACTGACGACCTGCAGCCGCCGGTTCGATAG
- a CDS encoding HalOD1 output domain-containing protein: protein MTESDETRSRQASGGGEQAQSASSRVVSAVAAETDRDQSQMPPLYDAVDPDALDALLDRPSTAITFRYAGRDVTVHADGGIETSVRRE, encoded by the coding sequence ATGACAGAGAGCGACGAAACGCGATCGAGACAAGCGTCCGGCGGCGGCGAGCAGGCACAGTCAGCGAGTTCGAGAGTTGTGAGCGCGGTCGCCGCAGAGACGGACCGTGATCAGTCTCAGATGCCGCCGCTGTACGACGCTGTCGACCCCGACGCGCTCGACGCGCTCCTCGATCGCCCCTCGACGGCGATCACGTTCCGATACGCGGGACGGGACGTGACGGTCCACGCCGATGGCGGCATCGAGACGAGTGTGCGACGGGAGTAA
- a CDS encoding sulfatase family protein: MRILYIDIDSLRPDHLGCYGYHRNTSPNIDRIADGARRFTNYYTSDAPCVPSRTALFTSRFGIHTGVINHGGLNASMRPRGSGRDFNLQMDEYRTWMTALRDAGLHTALVSVFPQHHGAIQVLDGFDEWHHTDEFRSDHVYPYAEEWIENNAADDDWYLHVNFWDPHTPYNTPEDFGYPFEDEPAPEWPDQETIEDHYESYGPHSAQDVHGWGGDTPFPRTPEEISNREEYKQYVDGYDVGIRYVDEYIGKLLDQLEAEGVLDETLIIVSADHGENMGELNVYGDHHTADDKTCRVPLIVDGPGVEPGVDEEFHYQIDLAPTITEFVDGDVPTGWDGRSFADSLTEGADDTGRDYLVVSQAPWSCQRGVRWDDWLLLRTYHDGLKDFDPVELYDLDADPHETTNLAQEKPDVARKGIALLDEWVSTRLMETARDEAGGNADAPRALTDPMLEVLHEGGPFHARPDEQLESYAERLRETGRAEHAAALEETRGFVDQSIDAYLGGE, encoded by the coding sequence ATGCGAATCCTGTACATAGACATCGACTCGCTGCGCCCCGACCACCTCGGCTGTTATGGGTATCACCGCAACACGTCGCCCAACATCGACCGCATCGCCGACGGTGCCCGGCGATTTACCAACTACTACACCTCCGACGCTCCCTGTGTCCCCTCCCGGACGGCCCTGTTCACGAGTCGCTTTGGCATCCATACGGGCGTGATCAACCACGGCGGGCTGAACGCGTCGATGCGCCCGCGCGGTTCCGGCCGGGATTTCAACCTCCAGATGGACGAGTACCGGACGTGGATGACGGCGCTTCGGGACGCCGGCCTGCACACTGCACTGGTCAGCGTGTTCCCGCAGCACCACGGCGCCATTCAGGTGCTGGACGGGTTCGACGAGTGGCACCACACCGACGAGTTCCGCAGCGACCACGTCTACCCCTACGCCGAGGAGTGGATCGAGAACAACGCCGCCGACGACGACTGGTATCTGCACGTCAACTTCTGGGACCCCCACACTCCCTACAACACGCCCGAGGACTTTGGCTACCCCTTCGAGGACGAGCCGGCGCCGGAATGGCCCGACCAAGAGACCATCGAAGACCACTACGAGAGCTACGGCCCCCACAGCGCACAGGACGTACACGGCTGGGGCGGCGACACGCCGTTCCCCCGGACGCCAGAGGAGATCTCGAACCGGGAGGAGTACAAGCAGTACGTCGACGGCTACGACGTTGGCATCCGCTACGTGGACGAGTACATCGGCAAACTGCTCGACCAGCTCGAAGCCGAAGGCGTGCTCGACGAGACGCTCATCATCGTGAGTGCGGACCACGGCGAGAACATGGGCGAGCTCAACGTCTACGGCGACCACCACACCGCCGACGACAAGACGTGTCGGGTCCCCCTGATCGTCGACGGCCCCGGCGTCGAACCCGGCGTCGACGAGGAGTTCCACTACCAGATCGACTTGGCGCCGACGATCACCGAGTTCGTCGACGGCGACGTTCCGACGGGCTGGGACGGGCGCTCGTTCGCCGACTCGCTCACCGAGGGTGCGGACGACACCGGGCGCGACTACCTCGTCGTCAGTCAGGCGCCGTGGTCGTGCCAGCGCGGCGTCCGGTGGGACGACTGGCTGTTGCTCCGGACGTACCACGACGGGCTCAAGGACTTCGACCCGGTCGAGTTGTACGACCTCGACGCCGATCCTCACGAGACGACGAATCTCGCCCAAGAGAAGCCCGACGTTGCGCGCAAAGGCATCGCACTGCTCGACGAGTGGGTGAGCACGCGGCTGATGGAAACGGCGCGAGACGAGGCCGGCGGCAACGCCGACGCGCCGCGCGCGCTGACCGACCCGATGCTCGAAGTGCTCCACGAAGGCGGGCCGTTCCACGCGCGTCCGGACGAACAGCTGGAGTCGTACGCCGAACGCCTGCGCGAGACGGGGCGCGCCGAGCACGCAGCCGCTCTCGAAGAGACGCGTGGCTTCGTCGATCAGTCGATCGACGCGTATCTCGGCGGCGAGTAA
- a CDS encoding Gfo/Idh/MocA family protein, translating to MPETYRTAIAGVGAVAEMHARSIADLDAATLVAGSCRTESTGREFASEHDCSWYADTEGMLDDADPDVLIICTPSGAHLEPTLAAAERGIDVLCEKPLEITTERIDRMIDAAESADIALGGVFQQRFTDVFQTVHDAADEGRFGTLSVANAYVPWWREDEYYADAWQGTEDLDGGGALMNQSIHGIDAMQWLASAAMDLDRDENPVEEVVAYTALRGHDDEYVEVEDTAVAALRYRNGAVGQVLGATSMYPGSLRRVQLGGRDGTAEVREDELVTWEFRDERDADAEIRETFSEQGGASGGAADPMDIDYADHRRNLAAFLGSLDSDDPYALDATEARKAVAIIEAIYESADAGEPVRLS from the coding sequence ATGCCCGAGACATACCGAACAGCGATAGCCGGCGTCGGCGCCGTCGCCGAGATGCACGCGCGGTCGATCGCCGACCTCGATGCCGCGACGCTCGTTGCGGGGTCCTGCCGGACCGAGTCGACCGGCCGGGAGTTCGCGTCCGAACACGACTGCTCGTGGTACGCCGACACGGAGGGGATGCTGGACGACGCCGACCCGGACGTGCTGATAATCTGTACGCCCAGCGGGGCACATCTCGAACCAACGCTCGCGGCGGCCGAGCGGGGGATCGACGTGCTCTGCGAGAAGCCCTTGGAGATCACGACCGAGCGGATCGACCGGATGATCGACGCCGCCGAATCGGCCGACATCGCGCTCGGTGGCGTCTTCCAGCAGCGGTTCACCGACGTGTTTCAGACGGTCCACGACGCCGCCGACGAGGGACGGTTCGGGACGCTCTCGGTCGCAAACGCCTACGTGCCGTGGTGGCGCGAGGACGAGTACTACGCCGACGCGTGGCAGGGGACCGAGGACCTCGACGGCGGCGGCGCGCTGATGAACCAGTCGATCCACGGCATCGACGCGATGCAGTGGCTGGCGAGCGCCGCGATGGACCTCGACCGCGACGAGAACCCCGTCGAGGAGGTCGTCGCCTACACTGCACTTCGAGGCCACGACGACGAGTACGTCGAGGTCGAGGACACCGCCGTCGCTGCGCTTCGCTACCGAAACGGCGCGGTCGGGCAGGTGCTCGGCGCAACGTCGATGTACCCCGGTTCACTCCGGCGCGTGCAACTGGGCGGCCGCGACGGCACCGCCGAAGTTCGGGAGGACGAACTCGTCACGTGGGAGTTCCGCGACGAGCGCGACGCCGACGCGGAGATCCGCGAGACGTTCAGCGAACAGGGCGGTGCAAGCGGCGGGGCGGCCGACCCGATGGACATCGATTACGCCGACCACCGCCGAAACCTCGCGGCGTTTCTCGGCTCGCTGGACAGCGACGACCCCTACGCGCTCGACGCGACGGAAGCCCGCAAAGCGGTGGCGATCATCGAAGCGATCTACGAGTCCGCGGACGCCGGCGAGCCGGTCAGGCTGTCCTGA
- a CDS encoding Gfo/Idh/MocA family protein, with protein sequence MTQYTAAVIGTGADPDDRVWGESAAMAYFHGDAYQAIPNCDLAACADIVRENAEAFAEEYDVPDANVFEDYEEMLRTVEPDVVSITTPVPTHADLVVGAAETGAPGAIHCEKPMAHTWGECQRAAAAADEHGVQLTYNHQRRFAPAWREAKRLLDDGAIGDLQRVEMGGKNLYDYGTHFFDLCNHFAGEHRPEWILGQVHYEREDVRYGVHNENQALATWSYPNGVTGLAGTGFGTGAEAIGCAHRLVGDAGAIEVHPDGVDADLRYRGDGDGWHARSFDERDLHKATLEHVLDCVYTDETPVVSAAHALRATEPIFAAWESARRRGRVDLPLDAEGNALTEMVDDGTLTPVADE encoded by the coding sequence ATGACTCAGTACACAGCAGCCGTCATCGGTACCGGCGCGGATCCCGACGACAGAGTCTGGGGCGAGAGCGCCGCGATGGCGTACTTTCACGGCGACGCCTACCAAGCAATTCCGAACTGCGACCTCGCCGCCTGCGCCGACATCGTCCGCGAGAACGCCGAAGCGTTCGCCGAGGAGTACGACGTGCCCGACGCGAACGTGTTCGAGGACTACGAGGAGATGCTCCGGACCGTCGAGCCCGATGTCGTCAGCATCACGACTCCCGTCCCCACGCACGCCGACCTCGTCGTCGGCGCGGCAGAAACCGGCGCTCCGGGCGCGATCCACTGCGAGAAGCCGATGGCCCACACGTGGGGCGAGTGCCAGCGCGCCGCCGCCGCGGCCGACGAACACGGCGTGCAGCTCACCTACAACCACCAGCGCCGGTTCGCCCCGGCGTGGCGCGAGGCCAAGCGCCTCCTCGACGACGGCGCGATCGGCGACCTCCAGCGCGTCGAGATGGGTGGGAAGAACCTCTACGATTACGGGACGCACTTTTTCGACCTGTGCAACCACTTCGCCGGCGAGCACCGTCCTGAATGGATTCTCGGCCAGGTCCACTACGAACGCGAGGACGTTCGATACGGCGTCCACAACGAGAATCAGGCCCTTGCGACGTGGTCGTACCCCAACGGCGTGACCGGTCTCGCCGGCACCGGCTTCGGCACGGGCGCCGAGGCGATCGGTTGTGCTCACCGGCTGGTCGGCGACGCTGGCGCCATCGAGGTCCACCCCGACGGCGTCGACGCCGACCTCCGCTACCGGGGCGACGGCGACGGTTGGCACGCGCGGTCGTTCGACGAGCGTGACCTTCACAAAGCGACGCTGGAGCACGTTCTCGACTGTGTATATACCGACGAAACGCCCGTCGTCTCGGCAGCGCACGCGCTCCGGGCGACGGAACCGATCTTCGCCGCGTGGGAGTCCGCCCGGCGGCGCGGGCGCGTCGACCTCCCGCTCGACGCCGAGGGGAACGCCCTGACGGAGATGGTCGACGACGGCACGCTGACGCCGGTAGCCGATGAATAA
- a CDS encoding sugar phosphate isomerase/epimerase family protein — MTDHRFGVSGFADEIGPDLDEQLDVLESLGISRLDLRSVGETNVLDLSDQQVSRVRSELDERGIQVTSIGSPIGKIAITDEFEPHLERFERAIEVADAFDTDRIRLFSYYVPEDDDPEQHRDEVLRRMDAKVERAEAAGVTLLHENEKDIYGDTPGRCRDLLTTIDSPNFRAIFDPANFLEIGVRPYPDALLQLIEYVEQLHVKDAQFGERGAVEPAGDGDGQIPATISALADRGFDGPASLEPHLERAGERSGYSGPGGYELAAEALFECLDSVDATYE; from the coding sequence ATGACCGACCACAGATTCGGCGTCAGCGGCTTCGCCGACGAGATCGGGCCGGACCTCGACGAACAGCTCGATGTCCTCGAATCGCTGGGGATTTCGCGGCTCGACCTGCGGAGCGTCGGAGAGACGAACGTACTCGATCTGTCCGACCAGCAGGTCAGTCGAGTCCGGAGCGAACTGGACGAGCGAGGAATACAAGTGACATCGATCGGATCGCCGATCGGCAAGATAGCGATCACCGACGAGTTCGAGCCCCATCTGGAGCGATTCGAGCGTGCGATCGAAGTCGCCGACGCGTTCGACACCGACCGGATTCGGCTGTTTTCGTACTACGTTCCGGAGGACGACGATCCCGAACAGCACCGCGACGAGGTGCTTCGACGGATGGACGCCAAAGTCGAACGTGCCGAGGCGGCCGGCGTCACGCTACTGCACGAAAACGAGAAGGACATCTACGGCGACACGCCGGGGCGGTGTCGGGATCTGCTGACGACCATCGACTCGCCGAACTTTCGGGCGATCTTCGATCCCGCGAACTTCCTCGAAATCGGCGTCCGGCCGTATCCCGACGCCCTGTTGCAACTGATCGAGTACGTCGAGCAGTTGCACGTCAAAGACGCCCAGTTCGGCGAGCGCGGGGCGGTCGAGCCGGCCGGCGACGGCGACGGACAGATCCCTGCGACGATATCGGCGCTGGCCGATCGGGGCTTCGACGGGCCGGCGTCGCTGGAGCCACACCTAGAGCGGGCGGGCGAGCGAAGCGGGTACAGCGGCCCCGGTGGGTACGAACTCGCCGCCGAGGCGCTCTTCGAGTGCCTCGATTCTGTGGACGCGACGTACGAGTGA